The Kluyveromyces marxianus DMKU3-1042 DNA, complete genome, chromosome 6 genome window below encodes:
- the SKS1 gene encoding putative serine/threonine protein kinase SKS1, which translates to MLNNCQLNNFQITKQIGSGAYGVVFHAIDLVTENEYAIKAIMKSSDDPLRPKASMGGSSSSLKKSAVLQTQLYHYFKSFQNKLFLPTVDLDSVLAITEEQLCHAPHYREIQLQLRCHMHENVVTIHQILESSLATFVVMDYYPMDLFTSIVENQHFSNDGLLIKKAFLQLCSVIHHCHTVGVYHCDIKPENILLDANDNVKLCDFGLATTAPYINANVCVGSSYYMAPERVSCPSSILHSAETQNNEGHQMFPTASGDVWSLGIILINLTCIRNPWLKAHQKHDNTFKYFINDARVLTKILPLSEDLFNILNSILQVDPTKRTDLISLIKAVSKCEHFTTSGPLSVVPSLTPRQLNHFICGDYSMKIKNMVSKFDSLNADLEEDLSESSDELYRDYDIGINTNFPGYSSEEDLELMQEKSNTKQTPFPNTTITPDGYLSQESPSKLWLTMQYSQFNLSTNDSQNTLANSTLESWLPRY; encoded by the coding sequence ATGTTGAATAACTGTCAACTAAACAACTTTCAAATCACAAAGCAAATCGGGTCCGGAGCATACGGCGTTGTGTTCCACGCTATTGACCTAGTAACCGAAAATGAATACGCTATCAAGGCTATCATGAAGTCCTCCGATGACCCATTGCGTCCCAAAGCTTCCATGGGaggttcttcttcttctttgaagaagagtgcTGTGTTGCAAACACAGCTTTACCACTACTTCAAGTCGTTCCAAAATAAGCTGTTTTTACCAACGGTCGACTTGGACTCTGTGTTGGCAATAACTGAGGAACAGTTGTGCCATGCTCCACATTATAGGGAAATCCAACTGCAGTTGAGGTGTCATATGCACGAAAACGTTGTGACTATTCACCAGATTTTGGAGTCTTCTCTAGCGACGTTCGTTGTCATGGACTATTACCCAATGGACTTGTTCACATCAATTGTCGAAAATCAACATTTCTCAAATGATGGACTCCTTATCAAAAAGGCTTTCTTGCAATTATGTTCCGTTATCCATCACTGCCATACAGTCGGTGTTTACCATTGCGACATTAAGCCAGAAAATATTCTATTGGACGCTAACGATAACGTAAAGTTGTGTGACTTCGGTTTGGCTACCACAGCCCCATACATTAACGCCAACGTTTGTGTCGGCTCTTCTTATTATATGGCTCCAGAAAGAGTATCGTGCCCATCTTCTATCCTTCACTCGGCAGAAACCCAAAATAACGAAGGACACCAGATGTTCCCCACAGCTAGTGGTGATGTGTGGTCATTGGGTATCATCCTAATAAACCTAACGTGCATAAGAAACCCATGGCTCAAAGCTCACCAAAAACACGACAACACTTTCAAGTATTTCATCAATGATGCAAGGGTATTAACGAAAATATTGCCTCTTTCTGAAGATTTATTCAACATCTTAAACTCGATCCTTCAGGTGGATCCAACTAAGAGAACGGATCTTATCTCACTTATAAAGGCAGTTTCAAAATGTGAGCATTTTACCACATCGGGACCATTGTCTGTCGTACCATCTTTGACCCCTAGACAGTTAAATCATTTTATCTGTGGGGATTACAGTATGAAGATCAAAAATATGGTTAGCAAATTCGATTCTTTGAACGCAGATCTTGAGGAAGATCTTTCTGAGTCTTCTGATGAACTATATAGAGATTACGACATCGGAATCAATACTAATTTTCCAGGTTATTcaagtgaagaagatctgGAACTAATGCAGGAAAAGAGCAATACTAAACAGACCCCTTTCCCTAATACAACAATTACACCAGACGGATATTTAAGCCAAGAGAGCCCATCTAAGTTGTGGTTGACCATGCAATATTCACAGTTCAACCTTTCTACTAATGATTCTCAAAATACACTGGCAAATTCCACTCTGGAAAGCTGGCTCCCTCGCTACTAG
- a CDS encoding gluconokinase: MSDNKKVFVIGGTCGTGKSTIAERLCEILRQEDPTQPGYEFVEGDLLHPIENIKKMTSSIPLTDDDRWGWLEKVSDKGYSKADQFGSCIITCSSLKKKYRDFIRERHPDCRFIFFILYGTKEEIIKRVVHRESHFMKSDMVDSQFRDLELPQEDEADSIIVNVTGRTPEEVTQEVFHHVKGL; this comes from the coding sequence ATGAGTGATAACAAAAAAGTGTTTGTTATTGGTGGAACATGTGGAACAGGTAAGAGTACGATTGCAGAAAGACTCTGTGAGATTTTACGCCAAGAAGACCCTACTCAACCAGGTTACGAGTTTGTTGAAGGTGATTTGTTACACCCGATagaaaatatcaagaagatgactAGCAGCATTCCGTTAacagatgatgatagaTGGGGCTGGTTAGAGAAAGTTAGTGATAAAGGGTATTCAAAAGCAGACCAATTTGGTAGCTGTATCATTACGTGCTCAAGtctgaagaaaaaataccGAGATTTTATTAGGGAAAGACATCCAGACTGCAGatttatcttcttcattttgtATGGAACTAAGGAGGAAATCATAAAGAGAGTTGTGCATCGAGAATCCCATTTTATGAAATCTGACATGGTTGACTCGCAGTTCCGAGATCTTGAATTACCGCAAGAAGACGAAGCAGATTCTATAATCGTGAATGTTACAGGTAGAACTCCAGAGGAAGTGACCCAAGAGGTTTTCCACCACGTTAAAGGTTTGTGA
- the ERG10 gene encoding acetyl-CoA C-acetyltransferase — protein sequence MSDNVYIVAAARTPIGSFQGSLASKTYVDLGSTAVKGALAQVPELDPNSVEEIFFGNVLPANVGQAPARQVALASGLGKHIVATTVNKVCASGMKAIILGAQTIKTGTADIVVAGGAESMTNTPYYLPALRAGARFGESKTIDGIVRDGLNDAYDHQAMGVHAEKCASDFNFTREAQDDFAIKSYQKAQLAQSQGKFNAEIVPVTIKGFRGKPDTQVTSDEEPSKLNVDKLRSARAVFASNGKGTVTAPNASPINDGGAAVILVSEKKLKELSLKPLALIRGWGEAAHEPADFTWAPSLAVPKALKHAGIASIDEVDFVELNEAFSVVGLVNTQKLGLDPAKVNVYGGAVALGHPLGCSGARVVVTLASVLRQENGKIGVAGICNGGGGASSIVIERV from the coding sequence ATGAGTGACAACGTATACattgttgctgctgcaaGAACACCTATCGGTTCATTCCAAGGTTCATTGGCCTCCAAGACTTACGTTGATTTGGGTTCTACTGCTGTTAAAGGTGCTTTGGCTCAGGTGCCAGAACTAGATCCAAACTCTGTTGAAGAGATTTTCTTTGGTAATGTTTTACCTGCCAATGTCGGTCAAGCTCCTGCTAGACAGGTTGCTTTGGCCTCTGGTTTGGGCAAACATATTGTCGCTACCACTGTTAACAAGGTTTGCGCCTCTGGTATGAAGGCTATCATCTTGGGTGCCCAAACCATCAAGACTGGTACCGCCGACATCGTTGTTGCTGGTGGTGCCGAATCCATGACCAATACCCCATACTATTTGCCAGCCCTACGTGCTGGTGCCAGATTTGGTGAAAGCAAGACCATTGACGGTATCGTGAGGGACGGTTTGAATGACGCATATGATCACCAAGCTATGGGTGTTCACGCTGAAAAATGTGCTTCCGACTTCAACTTCACCAGAGAAGCTCAAGATGACTTTGCTATCAAATCATACCAAAAGGCTCAACTAGCGCAATCCCAGGGGAAATTCAATGCCGAAATTGTGCCAGTTACAATTAAGGGTTTCAGAGGCAAACCAGACACCCAAGTCACCAGCGATGAGGAACCAAGCAAGCTTAATGTCGACAAATTAAGATCTGCCAGAGCCGTTTTCGCTAGTAATGGTAAAGGTACTGTCACTGCTCCAAACGCTTCCCCTATCAACGATGGTGGTGCTGCCGTTATCCTAGTTtctgaaaaaaaactaaaggAGCTAAGTTTGAAGCCTTTGGCTTTGATCAGAGGTTGGGGTGAAGCTGCCCACGAACCTGCTGACTTCACGTGGGCTCCTTCCTTAGCTGTTCCAAAGGCTTTGAAGCATGCTGGTATTGCAAGCATCGATGAAGTTGACTTCGTCGAATTGAACGAAGCCTTCTCTGTCGTTGGTTTGGTTAACACTCAAAAGTTGGGCCTAGACCCTGCTAAGGTCAATGTCTATGGTGGTGCTGTCGCTTTAGGTCATCCATTGGGTTGTTCTGGTGCTAGAGTTGTCGTAACTTTGGCTAGTGTTTTGAGACAAGAGAACGGTAAGATCGGTGTTGCCGGTATCTGTAacggtggtggtggtgcttCTTCTATTGTTATTGAAAGAGTTTAA
- the SUV3 gene encoding ATP-dependent RNA helicase SUV3, whose translation MLKLYLRTVRNRSLQVVFRRQIHKNYSGKNLPFSSRNWLVHPQKFKYLPKSEQNTTASTVIPLQFEKSDNKANNGNIYLEDKEFRENLDKALTQAHSNLLIGYTNYDIFSANATWMRLRELLYYQLSHISELKPLSSFQLTAPELLKPTNPGDLLNQLLSVNQIPDHIWKSVLEKEEYSVAEQYYFILKNFYYFIRNQEIEPQTRPSWSDVDSGLDISNPSEWFPEARKLKRTIIMHIGPTNSGKTYNALQKLKQCQRGYYAGPLRLLAREVYDKFQSDGIRCNLLTGEEVIEDLDSMGNRAGLTSGTVEMIPLNEEFDVCVLDEVQMVGDKERGWAWTNAILGVQASEIHLCGEESVLPLMNKIVKLTGDTLVVNKYKRLGTLEIEHQPLAGKFKGLKAGDCVIAFSKKTILDLKLTIERQTDLKVAVIYGSLPPETRVKQAKLFNSGEYDVLVASDAIGMGLNLSINRVIFTSAEKFNGVEVLPLTFSNIKQIGGRAGRYKPPGRDNSGDGPSVGHITALDYDTLRAVRRGINAPVQFLEKAVVWPTDDLINNLISYYPPGTKVSVLLKKFQENISSCSNKMFELSNIVDRVEALSTFEDMRGLTLWDKLKLSNAPIRLSPLVSRTFNSFCKTIAERSTTSLLNYNLPFVLLHRKFIKDESVSLQFYEEFHQVINLYCWLHIRYPQLFVDYESAIDLKNLCEMIIFKKLEFLKQNPYRKTLNSNQTRNSCFQQEKRRHNLPFPKRI comes from the coding sequence ATGCTTAAACTTTATTTGAGAACTGTACGAAACAGGTCTTTACAAGTAGTATTTCGTCGCCAAATACACAAGAATTATTCGGGCAAAAATCTCCCGTTCAGCTCACGAAACTGGCTAGTTCATCCacaaaaattcaaatatcTACCAAAAAGTGAACAGAATACCACTGCTTCTACCGTAATTCCTCTCCagtttgaaaaaagtgATAATAAAGCAAATAATGGAAACATATACTTAGAAGATAAAGAGTTTAGAGAAAATTTAGACAAGGCTTTAACACAGGCTCATTCCAATCTGCTTATTGGGTACACTAATTATGATATTTTTAGTGCAAATGCAACATGGATGCGTCTTCGCGAGCTCCTTTATTATCAACTAAGTCATATATCTGAACTTAAACctttatcatcatttcAACTAACAGCACCCGAACTATTAAAGCCAACCAATCCAGGAGACTTACTAAATCAACTTCTATCGGTGAATCAAATTCCTGATCATATTTGGAAGTCTGTTTTGGAGAAGGAAGAGTATAGCGTTGCTGAACAGTATTATTTTATCCTAAAGaacttttattattttattagAAATCAAGAGATAGAACCCCAAACAAGACCATCTTGGTCTGATGTGGACTCTGGATTAGACATATCTAACCCGTCAGAGTGGTTTCCAGAAGCAAGGAAGTTGAAACGTACCATTATTATGCATATAGGGCCAACAAATTCGGGTAAAACATACAACGCTTTACAGAAGCTAAAACAGTGCCAAAGAGGTTATTATGCTGGTCCACTAAGGTTGCTAGCTCGTGAAGTGTATGATAAATTCCAGAGCGATGGAATTCGCTGTAATTTACTAACTGGTGAAGAGGTGATTGAGGATTTAGACTCTATGGGTAATAGAGCAGGACTTACGTCAGGAACAGTTGAAATGATTCCTTTAAATGAGGAGTTTGATGTTTGTGTGCTAGACGAAGTTCAAATGGTCGGTGATAAAGAGAGAGGATGGGCTTGGACTAACGCAATTTTGGGCGTACAGGCATCAGAGATTCATTTATgtggagaagaaagtgtATTGCCGCTTATGAACAAGATAGTAAAACTAACTGGTGACACTTTAGTGGTTAACAAATATAAAAGATTGGGTACGCTTGAAATTGAACATCAACCCCTTGCTGGAAAATTCAAGGGACTCAAAGCTGGTGATTGTGTTATTGCATTCTCTAAAAAAACCATCCTCGATCTCAAATTGACTATTGAACGGCAAACAGATCTTAAGGTTGCTGTTATATACGGTTCTTTGCCCCCAGAGACCAGAGTAAAACAAGCAAAATTGTTTAATAGTGGTGAATATGATGTTTTGGTTGCATCCGATGCTATTGGAATGGGTTTAAACTTATCCATTAACCGAGTCATATTTACTTCCGCTGAGAAGTTTAATGGGGTAGAAGTGCTACCTCTTACATTTTCGAATATCAAACAGATTGGCGGTAGAGCAGGCCGATACAAGCCTCCAGGAAGAGATAACTCCGGAGATGGACCTTCTGTTGGCCATATAACTGCCCTTGATTATGATACTCTAAGAGCGGTAAGAAGAGGAATTAACGCACCAGTACAGTTTCTAGAAAAAGCTGTAGTTTGGCCCACTGATGACTTGATAAACAACTTAATCTCGTACTATCCTCCAGGGACCAAGGTAAGTGTGCTcttaaaaaaattccaagaGAATATATCGTCATGCTCAAACAAAATGTTCGAATTGAGCAACATCGTAGACAGAGTGGAGGCTCTTTCCACTTTTGAAGATATGCGTGGTCTTACTCTATGGGACAAGCTAAAACTTTCAAATGCCCCAATACGGCTAAGTCCTTTAGTTTCACGTACTTTCAACAGTTTCTGCAAAACCATCGCTGAGAGGAGTACCACGTCTCTGCTAAACTACAACCTACCATTCGTGCTATTGCACAGAAAGTTCATCAAAGACGAATCTGTCTCACTACAATTCTACGAAGAATTCCACCAAGTCATCAATCTCTACTGCTGGCTCCATATTAGATACCCACAACTCTTCGTAGATTACGAATCTGCTATAGACTTGAAAAACCTCTGTGAGATGatcatcttcaagaagttggagtttttgaagcaaAACCCATACAGGAAGACCCtaaattcaaatcaaacaagaaactcTTGCttccaacaagaaaaaagaaggcaCAACCTTCCTTTCCCTAAAAGGATCTAG
- the TRM44 gene encoding tRNA (uracil) methyltransferase: MTSNNIQYCTEQDSSLGPDWRCLYSTNDPIEFDKTHFEQAMLNVIRQPNVNSTVILRADMIVDNEYDMDGKLTKSERSTIPLANDEGILTVNIDDLEPRSVPVELSGIEKKSELVRRIVPRNPFKDCIINQTCLVMNSKNDDSTSLVIYIPHFEDPDLCPFYIPQVAAVAILLHEDKLSVHYIPFKGQEELLLDPKQRVVRTAFRLLQTAYKHSKGVKEGYAKRVTHDVVVDKVLFQDQYIHLKKKYSKFLVDNWAESTDPKKHVFEDIAIAAFLIELWKKIYGKDDTNTKMQFRDLGCGNGILCYILIEEGFKGLGIDARQRKSWSIYPTEVRRCLKEQVIIPSVLLRPHPSMKLHAPHIQHNGRFFPVQLFSPDLIAPATIMYSSADLIQSPQVNTAEFPPDTFIIGNHSDELTCWIPLLGYPFMVIPCCSHNLSGNRTRYAVRDAARAKKQGNSTYQGLVDRVEYLATRVGWKIEKEMLRIPSTRNAAIIGYEKNHPSDPKIDEIYSILMEEGGADGWIANTMNLMKSHPRNH; this comes from the coding sequence ATGACCTCAAATAATATTCAGTATTGCACGGAACAAGACAGCAGTTTGGGACCGGATTGGAGATGTTTGTACTCAACAAATGATCCCATAGAGTTCGATAAGACTCATTTTGAGCAAGCAATGCTCAATGTAATCAGGCAACCAAATGTGAATTCTACTGTGATTCTACGTGCAGATATGATTGTAGACAATGAGTATGATATGGACGGTAAACTTACGAAAAGCGAAAGGTCAACTATCCCTCTAGCCAACGATGAGGGTATACTAACCGTCAATATCGATGATTTGGAACCAAGATCTGTACCGGTTGAACTGAGCGGtatagaaaagaaatccGAACTTGTTAGGCGAATTGTACCCAGGAATCCTTTCAAGGACTGTATTATCAATCAGACCTGTTTAGTAATGAACTCAAAAAATGATGACTCTACCTCATTGGTTATATACATTCCTCATTTCGAAGATCCCGATCTCTGCCCATTTTATATCCCACAGGTAGCAGCAGTTGCAATATTATTACACGAAGATAAGTTATCAGTGCATTATATACCATTCAAAGGACAGGAGGAACTTCTCTTGGATCCAAAACAGAGAGTTGTGAGAACTGCGTTTAGACTATTACAAACGGCTTATAAACACTCAAAGGGTGTAAAGGAGGGTTATGCGAAGAGGGTGACTCATGATGTTGTAGTAGATAAGGTATTATTTCAGGACCAATACATCcacttgaagaagaaatattctAAATTTTTAGTGGACAACTGGGCTGAAAGTACTGATCCTAAGAAGCatgtttttgaagacaTAGCTATTGCGGCTTTCCTCATTGAACTATGGAAGAAAATTTACGGAAAGGATGATACAAATACTAAGATGCAATTTAGAGATTTAGGATGTGGTAATGGTATCCTATGTTACATTCTCATTGAAGAGGGCTTCAAAGGTCTAGGGATCGATGCTAGACAGCGTAAATCTTGGTCGATTTATCCAACAGAAGTAAGACGTTGTTTGAAGGAACAAGTGATAATACCCTCTGTTTTGCTAAGGCCACATCCTTCTATGAAGCTACATGCTCCCCACATACAACATAATGGCAGATTTTTCCCTGTGCAATTGTTTTCTCCAGACTTAATCGCTCCAGCTACCATCATGTATTCATCAGCAGACTTAATTCAGTCTCCTCAAGTTAATACAGCTGAGTTCCCGCCAGATACCTTTATAATAGGGAATCATAGTGATGAACTTACTTGTTGGATTCCCTTACTTGGTTACCCTTTTATGGTGATTCCTTGCTGTTCCCACAACTTGAGCGGAAATAGAACAAGGTATGCTGTGCGTGATGCAGCAAgagcaaagaaacaaggaAATAGCACATATCAAGGTTTGGTAGATAGAGTGGAATACCTAGCTACGAGGGTCGGATGgaaaatagagaaagaaatgTTACGTATTCCTAGTACAAGAAATGCCGCTATTATTGGCTATGAGAAAAATCATCCAAGTGATCCCAAAATTGACGAAATATACTCCATACTGATGGAGGAAGGCGGCGCTGATGGGTGGATTGCAAATACTATGAATTTAATGAAGAGTCATCCTAGAAACCACTAA
- the PHO85 gene encoding cyclin-dependent serine/threonine-protein kinase PHO85, which produces MVAPSQFKQLEKVGNGTYATVYKGLNKTTGVYVALKEVKLDSEEGTPSTAIREISLMKELKHENIVRLFDVIHTENKLTLVFEFMDNDLKKFMDNRNKGNAHKGLEMDLVKYFQWQLLQGVAFCHENRILHRDLKPQNLLINNRGQLKLGDFGLARAFGIPVNTFSSEVVTLWYRAPDVLMGSRNYCTSIDIWSCGCILAEMIMGKPLFPGSNDEEQLKLIFDIMGTPVERTWPQVTQLAKYNPLLPPRAPRDLKQLLQSNTDEVVDDKTVDLLKGLLQLNPDARLSAKDALNHPWFAEYNHAN; this is translated from the exons ATGGTAGCACCTTCTCA GTTCAAACAACTAGAAAAGGTTGGTAATGGTACTTATGCAACAGTTTACAAGGGTTTGAACAAGACTACGGGTGTCTATGTCGCTCTAAAGGAAGTGAAGTTGGACAGCGAAGAAGGAACTCCTTCGACTGCGATCAGAGAGATTTCGTTGATGAAAGAACTAAAACATGAGAATATCGTGAGGCTATTCGACGTCATCCACACCGAGAATAAACTAACGTTGGTATTTGAATTCATGGATAACGATCTAAAAAAGTTTATGGATAACAGGAATAAAGGAAATGCGCATAAAGGTCTGGAGATGGATCTTGTAAAGTACTTCCAATGGCAATTGCTGCAAGGTGTTGCATTCTGTCATGAAAATCGAATCTTACATCGTGACTTGAAACCTCAAAACTTGTTGATCAATAACAGAGGCCAGTTAAAGCTTGGTGATTTTGGTTTGGCTCGTGCATTCGGCATTCCAGTAAATACATTTAGCAGCGAAGTCGTGACGCTCTGGTACAGAGCACCCGATGTGCTAATGGGCTCTAGAAACTACTGTACATCCATCGATATTTGGTCTTGTGGGTGTATTTTGGCAGAAATGATAATGGGCAAACCACTGTTCCCAGGATCCAATGACGAGGAACAACTCAAACtcatatttgatattatgGGGACACCAGTGGAACGCACATGGCCTCAGGTTACTCAACTAGCTAAGTATAACCcactactaccaccacGCGCTCCTCGTGATCTAAAGCAATTACTTCAAAGCAATACCGATGAAGTTGTCGATGATAAAACGGTAGATCTATTGAAAGGACTATTACAGTTGAATCCAGACGCAAGACTTTCAGCTAAAGATGCACTCAACCACCCGTGGTTTGCTGAGTATAACCATGCAAACTAA